ACATTGGGTATTCTTTTTCGTACATTTTCCATTGGGTTCCAATATCGTACATGGGGTGTGCCGAAGGTATCTTCAAGATGAACGATTTCTTGAAcgttttgccttttttttggtATTCCACCGTTAGTCGAGATAATTCAGATGAGCTGTTGTTGCCTAAGGCGATTATGTTCTTTTCGACGTTCCAGTCCAATATTACTAGCttggatgatgatgatgagtcGCCGCTTAAAATCGTACTCAGCAGGTCGTTATTGATTTCCATCTGGAAAAGGTTCAAATAAATAGGAAGATAACCTTAATTATACTGgcgaaaaaatgtattatgcTTACTTTTAGTTGCGTATGTATTTTGGATCATAAAAAGTTGACGAACGAACGACTCGATGTGTGTGAAGTAGGTATGAGAGTGATATGATAAAAACTCATGGGTGTGTGATCAgaattgttatcaattttttaagtgTTTACCGTCTTATTTTATACGTCGAGTTGTGTATTTGTTtatttaggtataaaaatttcgcgataaTTTCTTATTCgagtgtataattttttgataatgttcaCGATGTGGCagtaaagtacctaccaatCTACCTAGAGACGCGTATCATTGTATTAAACGTGTGTTGAAatgtattttatgtttttaaactAGCGAGAGGGAGAGCGGATATTTgggaatgaaaagaaaaaagcgACGAAAGTTCTcaaatgctcaaaaatgtttgttgGCCAGCTTTTGCAGAACTGAAATcagtcaatttttacaaattttctccaattttgatgaaactcaaccAAAATGGTAGTTTGTATgtaaaaccatttcaaaactttcacagaaaataaTCACTATAGGTAAGTGcgtgtgtgaatttttttatttgatttttttgagagagggagggggggttaaaatgtcaaaaatttgcagaaaaatggGGAGGGCACGCTCTGCGAATTGTTTCCAGAAATTTAGTTACACTCCAAGGTATAACACATATTTTTTGTGAAGCTCAATAATAGGGTACCTACAACGTGctcaaaaacaccaaaatctttcaaaattatttgattgaTGACCATAAAAAAGacactctttgaaaaaaaaaattggttatttCGATCACAAATTTCTTggttacttacctacctattgaatttctgaattttaaaaaaatttccaaaatgtgccTCAACTAAGCACTTGTAAActgttatttttattgaaaaattgaacaattttacagaaaatttgtgctttttcagTTTAAAATCAAGTCATGCCCAGAAGCCCCCACCCTACCCCAtgggagttgaaaaaattcaattcatcagaaatattttcatttttgcttcaGAATTCTTCTGAAGTGTGTTTAATCTCCTTTTTGGGAAGTAATTTTTCAGGGTCACCTGTTATGAAGCCctttgaagttggaaaaaatcagtgAAAGTAGAATACGCAAAGTAACTTAAAGtttgtaaacattttgaaaagtttcatatTTTGCTCAGAATTGTTCTGAGATCagccactttttcaagaaaagaaagtttttttcaaaaaattgtttgtataTTAGATGGTTTTTGATCAAAAACGACGGGGGGGCtaaaggagtttttttttgaagaatttttatttagaaaaattataatcgTAATTGAAGTAAGtaaatcaaaaagttttctgaacatttttagacttcaaattttttatttaaaaaatcacgaaagAAAATGAGAGAAAGAAATACAATTTTGGTTTTCTTCAAGCCAGGACTGGGTCGATTGCGGTTGGTGGGCCCagaatgattatttttgttttcaaattaaaaaaggtATTAATCAAAGTTCAGCTGTTTATTAATTTATACCCCAAGAAGTATCCAGTTTGATGAAACACGTATGAAAAAGGTCCTCCCCTCCCCGGGACAACTTCTTCTTTAATTAAAGTATGAGGTAAGTATAGAGCATTggaaaattgatctggaaaacttggaaaagtcAGGTAAAATgatcttccaaaaattatgGACGCCCTGGGGCCGTTGGCGAATACACTGAAtggggttctcaaaattttatccccgCCCATTTGAGAATCTTTCTCATTCTGtcttttttccttatttttgcttttgtaattttattcaatttcacaaaaattagcCAACCTAACAGAAACAAAActagaggtgtttttttttgggggggggggactaaAAATTAGCCGTAAGCAAAAATGACCGTTTGATCAATTGATATAATTTGCATTAAggcttttaataaaatattattctcCTTTTTGAATGTatggaagttttaaaaatttcatttttagaatttagtaaaaaaaaaaggtagaaattGACCCCGAATAAAGCGAGGATAAAAACTTTTAGAAATTCGTATTTCTAGAGgtaaaaaagcaatattttttaaaaatttgttcactttttttgctcaaaattttagaatttgaatgatgggctttaaaaaatttcagttttagttttgaaaatgaaagcaaacaaGCCCGCAAGCGAAATGAGAGCAAAAAGCTATTTTCGAGAAgcatgaaacaatttttttcaggtgaaaattgtatttttttggtttaagcatttcttgaaataaatacgtaaaagatttttgaagaagtgttGGAcctcacttttgaaaaaatatcacacgCAGAGGCCCAAGCGAAGCGAtgacaataaaattcaaaaattcgtatatttttttgcgatgagattatttttttgacaacacaattttagaatttgaatgtacttaggtaattaaaaatgtcgaatttgaaatgaatgaaaagcaAACTGaaccgagcgaagcgagagtaaaaatttgcgaaaatttatgtttataaaatgtgaaaatagttaatttttttagtttaaacaTGACCCTCGGAGGTTCCTTGGTGTCTGGGGGCCCTTGGCGATCGCCAGGTAAATAGGCCAGTCTGCCTCTTGTTTTGGGATTCTATGTGTATAGACAATAGACATCTTGCAAAGAAAccgaaaaaataaatgttcttaaaattgaagatacatacctatttttagatttttctggTTATGGTCATATATGGGTTacattttggatcattttttggttgggtacttgaatatttttttgatcaaaatagtGCCTaactaaagttttttttcccctcaatgGAGAGTAATCATTTTGCGGcaactttttattcaattgagATTCTGctggaaaattcgaaaaaaatgaatgtttcgATTTCAGTCAACTTCagtgtacatacgagtacgtttaTGACCCTACACGTGATACAACAAGTATACAATACATGATTCATTGAATaaggattgttttttttttatttatttatttttcatttattgttaTTATGGCATGGAATCTCAAAACGTCTCAATCATAGATTATTAATTTACAAATTAGCTTCGAAATAAGAGATTTTGCATGAGTGGATCTTGGatctgaaattgaaacaatcattgattaggtattttaattttaatttcagttgatGGAATAGTTTCTTAGAATAATACACATATTATCATCTGCATCTTACTAACTTGGTTGTCTTCAGaaactttcttttcaaaataaacccCGGAACCCCATATTCTGCCTCTTTATGAGCGATCGAACAATCCTGGAAtaacataattaaaaaattagtatcAAATGTAAGCAAATCAGAGCCACttgattcgatgaaaaatttacttagaAAAATATCTAACCTTTTTTAACATAATGAGGAATccatttattcaatattttcaaatacgtatcatttttgaaacatacGTCGTAAAGCTTGAAGTCAACAACACCATccgtgtaaaattttttataattcagAGGACATTCGGGATTGGCTAGAGCTTGAGGTAATTGACAGCATAAGATCATGATTACCGAACCGTGAAAAATATCCATATCACGACGCAGCTCTTCTAACGAATATTcaccacattgaaaaaatttcaaagtatcgTTCAATGTTTCGATGTaggtttccattaaaaaatcgaaatgtttttcaaaaacttcgaaTCGCATGCTGGTCAACGTGAAAAGTAAAATATCAAAGACCGGAGATGACCAAGATGAGCATTGAAAATCGATGAATTTAACCTTCATCGCGTGGCCatatttattgaatttgaataacGTATTCCCCAACCATAAATCTCCGTGGCTTAGTACCTTGAATGTGAGTTGGTTTGAGGTTATTTCTTGCAGTACTTTGTCGAATAAGTCGTCTTTCATGCGGAGGATCTTCTCATCAAGATTGAACTTCGAATCTATACTTTGGGCAAGTCGATCGCAAGCGTAATTAAAATATATTCTACATTGCTCTTCGAGTTCCACTTTTCCCAGCCAGGGGACTTGTTTCAAAGTCGGGCTTATTTTCGAATGTCTGTCGAGCTTTACTGATAACGCGTGAAATTTAGCCAGTTTTCTGAAAACCAAGTAGCATTGATGGTAGTCCAGCTGCTTGACTTTGTCCACTACTTTGTAGCCGGAGAAGGTTAGATCTTTCATCATCAGCGAGTATTTAT
This region of Planococcus citri chromosome 5, ihPlaCitr1.1, whole genome shotgun sequence genomic DNA includes:
- the LOC135847039 gene encoding uncharacterized protein LOC135847039 yields the protein MQISNDLLSKILSGDTPSKIKIIHWHIEKNAFPQSNNHTSELNRLLVEYQKKGKTFKKSFILKVPSEHPLYDIGIQFKLYEKEYPMYTEVLEEMYKIDGEHIGAKLYYSDDKYSLMMKDLTFSGYKVVDKVKQLDYHQCYLVFRKLAKFHALSVKLDRHSKISPTLKQVPWLGKVELEEQCRIYFNYACDRLAQSIDSKFNLDEKILRMKDDLFDKVLQEITSNQLTFKVLSHGDLWLGNTLFKFNKYGHAMKVKFIDFQCSSWSSPVFDILLFTLTSMRFEVFEKHFDFLMETYIETLNDTLKFFQCGEYSLEELRRDMDIFHGSVIMILCCQLPQALANPECPLNYKKFYTDGVVDFKLYDVCFKNDTYLKILNKWIPHYVKKGLFDRS